A genomic region of Ferviditalea candida contains the following coding sequences:
- a CDS encoding D-alanyl-D-alanine carboxypeptidase family protein, whose amino-acid sequence MGVLFLRGFQRRKKMLLMIFVISLVLQTASFLSELSAAEAAPLPGPSVEAKSAVLIDAGSGQVLYQMNPDQAYPPASMAKMMTEYIVMDYIKSGKIKWTDQVTVSKYAAGVGGSGGLLAAGETYTVEDMFKAMSIYSSNDASVVLAEYVGGTVEKFAALMNQKAKELGLSDKAHFIDPTGLSRKDLADAGYNPASLSGETEMTAMDAARLAYNIVNNHPEALAYTSTPTAYLKPNDERYKMINWNHMLAGWKDYNNNFSSIAYPGMDGLKTGHTDEAGWCFTGTALHNGFRLISVVMGTIAEGKRFSETRKLLDYGFNNFERKTVLTAKTQIDALKQVEIKKGNETVVPVVTEKGAEFVVQKGENADAFDIKAQSAAADKLVAPIKKGDVLGTVTITYKGAFPITKTVNLVAAENVDKASWFRLFFRGIKNFIQEMFAGIKNLF is encoded by the coding sequence GTGGGAGTTTTGTTTCTTCGCGGTTTTCAAAGACGTAAAAAAATGTTGCTCATGATCTTCGTTATCAGCTTGGTCTTGCAGACGGCCTCATTTCTGAGCGAGCTGTCCGCCGCTGAGGCGGCTCCATTACCAGGCCCGTCCGTTGAAGCGAAATCAGCTGTGTTGATCGACGCGGGATCCGGTCAGGTTCTTTATCAAATGAATCCGGATCAAGCCTATCCTCCGGCCAGCATGGCCAAAATGATGACTGAGTACATTGTCATGGACTACATCAAGTCCGGTAAAATCAAATGGACCGATCAAGTGACGGTCAGCAAATACGCGGCTGGTGTCGGCGGATCCGGGGGTCTGCTTGCCGCCGGAGAAACGTATACAGTTGAAGATATGTTCAAGGCGATGTCGATTTATTCCTCCAATGACGCCTCAGTCGTATTGGCGGAATACGTAGGGGGTACGGTTGAGAAGTTCGCAGCTTTAATGAATCAAAAGGCTAAAGAACTCGGTTTATCCGACAAAGCGCATTTTATCGATCCCACCGGGTTGTCCCGCAAGGATTTAGCCGATGCCGGGTACAATCCTGCGAGTCTTTCCGGGGAAACGGAAATGACGGCAATGGACGCCGCGCGGTTGGCATACAACATCGTCAATAATCATCCCGAAGCTTTAGCATATACAAGCACTCCGACCGCATATTTGAAGCCGAATGATGAGCGTTATAAGATGATTAACTGGAACCATATGCTCGCGGGCTGGAAAGACTATAATAACAATTTTTCCTCCATAGCTTATCCGGGAATGGACGGCTTAAAAACAGGCCATACCGACGAAGCCGGCTGGTGCTTTACGGGCACGGCGCTGCATAACGGGTTTCGTTTGATCAGCGTGGTGATGGGCACGATTGCGGAAGGTAAACGTTTTTCGGAAACCCGCAAATTATTGGATTACGGATTTAACAATTTTGAGAGAAAGACGGTACTCACCGCGAAAACGCAAATCGACGCCCTGAAGCAGGTTGAAATCAAAAAAGGCAATGAAACCGTCGTGCCGGTCGTGACGGAAAAAGGCGCCGAATTCGTCGTACAAAAAGGAGAAAATGCCGATGCGTTCGACATCAAAGCGCAAAGTGCTGCGGCGGACAAGCTGGTGGCCCCGATCAAAAAAGGCGATGTATTGGGTACTGTGACCATCACTTACAAAGGCGCTTTTCCTATAACAAAAACGGTGAATTTGGTTGCCGCCGAGAATGTGGATAAAGCAAGCTGGTTCCGATTGTTCTTCCGTGGAATCAAAAATTTCATTCAGGAAATGTTTGCAGGGATAAAGAATTTATTCTGA